In Turicibacter sanguinis, a genomic segment contains:
- a CDS encoding sensor histidine kinase: protein MLKKLKKRFILINLSILMSIFLAIFGGTYYLMYKTNVSQAMVLMEQIAQNTSISQKFPPKGGYNLDRKGPFPLNEGLMRNHFTASIDNTTQTLTITSNLESDTDLSGVESIVEDLYNRSTETGKVTINSLPFRYLKITRPEGTLFVFLDRSSEMTTLTQLALVLIFIGCITLIVLAVISFYLASWAIKPVALAWQKQQQFVADASHELKTPLTVIHTTTDVILANQHQTINEQRKWIDHIKSDTERMSKLVSDLLYLAKIDSNEVLLKSASFDLSEAIINAALPLESVFFESGKELVLDIEPDLMFTGEEERIAQVAIILLDNALKHSPTQTQIMLSLKKEHEQFILAVKNKGVGIPPEHLDKIFERFYRADESRARDTGGYGLGLSIAKTIVSQHHGQISVKSIPNDETTFTVIFPTKISKRHQK from the coding sequence ATGTTAAAAAAACTTAAGAAGCGATTTATTTTGATTAATCTATCCATTCTGATGTCGATTTTTCTTGCTATTTTTGGCGGGACGTATTATTTAATGTACAAAACGAATGTGTCTCAAGCAATGGTCTTGATGGAACAAATCGCCCAAAATACAAGCATTTCACAAAAATTTCCACCGAAGGGGGGATATAATTTAGATCGCAAAGGCCCCTTTCCACTCAATGAAGGTCTGATGCGTAATCATTTTACAGCTTCAATTGATAACACGACTCAAACTTTAACCATTACCTCAAATTTAGAGTCTGATACTGATTTATCGGGAGTGGAATCTATTGTTGAAGATTTATACAATCGTTCGACTGAAACGGGAAAAGTTACAATTAACTCCCTTCCTTTTCGCTATTTAAAAATTACGCGTCCTGAAGGAACACTCTTTGTTTTCTTAGATCGTTCTTCTGAAATGACGACCTTGACGCAACTTGCACTTGTCTTAATTTTTATTGGATGTATTACATTAATTGTTTTAGCTGTCATTAGTTTTTATTTAGCGTCTTGGGCAATTAAACCAGTGGCTTTAGCTTGGCAAAAACAGCAACAATTTGTCGCCGATGCTTCCCATGAATTAAAAACTCCCTTAACAGTCATCCATACAACGACAGATGTCATTTTAGCGAATCAACATCAAACCATTAATGAACAACGAAAATGGATTGATCACATTAAATCTGATACGGAACGAATGTCAAAACTTGTTAGCGACTTACTCTATTTAGCGAAAATTGATAGTAATGAAGTGTTATTAAAATCAGCTTCTTTTGATTTAAGCGAAGCCATTATTAATGCCGCGTTACCGCTTGAATCGGTGTTCTTTGAGTCTGGGAAAGAATTAGTTTTAGATATTGAACCGGACTTAATGTTTACAGGCGAAGAAGAACGAATTGCACAAGTAGCCATTATTTTACTTGATAATGCATTGAAACATTCACCAACTCAAACTCAAATTATGCTTTCTTTAAAGAAAGAGCATGAACAATTTATTTTAGCTGTCAAAAATAAAGGTGTTGGGATTCCACCTGAGCATCTTGATAAGATTTTTGAGCGTTTTTACCGTGCTGATGAATCACGTGCTCGTGATACAGGTGGCTATGGATTAGGTCTTTCTATTGCTAAAACAATTGTTAGCCAGCATCATGGGCAAATTTCAGTGAAAAGTATTCCAAATGATGAAACAACGTTTACAGTCATCTTCCCTACTAAAATTTCGAAGCGCCATCAAAAATGA
- a CDS encoding response regulator transcription factor, giving the protein MRILVVEDEIRLAEAISQILKTNKYDVDVFHDGQSGLDYALTGIYDLIILDIMLPKLNGFDILKMCRQDKIKTPILFLTAKDEIADKVRGLDLGADDYLTKPFATEELLARIRVLLRRQGEITTDTLRFHDAELNLSTYELSCGVKSVKLGLKEFNILNYLFSNGNQIVTKELLIEKVWGFDADVEYNNVEVYISFLRKKLSFIKSNVIIRTVRGVGYCLGVNESC; this is encoded by the coding sequence ATGAGAATCTTAGTTGTAGAAGATGAGATTCGCTTAGCAGAAGCGATTAGCCAAATATTAAAAACAAACAAATATGATGTGGATGTGTTTCACGATGGACAATCAGGTCTTGATTATGCCTTAACAGGTATTTATGATTTAATTATTTTAGATATTATGTTACCTAAGTTAAATGGATTTGATATCTTAAAGATGTGTCGTCAGGATAAAATTAAAACGCCGATTTTATTTTTAACTGCAAAAGATGAAATTGCAGATAAAGTCCGTGGACTTGATTTAGGAGCTGACGATTACTTAACCAAACCCTTTGCGACCGAAGAGCTATTAGCGAGAATTCGCGTTCTTCTTCGTCGACAAGGTGAAATCACAACGGATACCCTACGTTTTCATGATGCTGAACTTAACTTATCCACTTATGAGCTATCTTGTGGAGTCAAATCAGTAAAACTTGGGTTAAAAGAATTTAACATTTTAAATTATTTATTTTCAAATGGTAATCAAATTGTAACTAAAGAACTATTAATCGAAAAGGTATGGGGATTTGACGCAGATGTTGAATACAATAACGTTGAAGTTTATATTTCTTTTCTTCGAAAAAAATTATCTTTTATTAAATCAAATGTAATCATTCGAACGGTCAGAGGCGTTGGATATTGTTTAGGAGTCAATGAATCATGTTAA
- a CDS encoding polyphosphate polymerase domain-containing protein, which yields MKFRHEIKHYINYGDYLLLRNRLKFLLRCDHHANELGEYKIRSIYFDNYHDKALQEKLMGINNREKFRIRYYNDDVSFIRLEKKSKVNGLCAKVSAPLSDEQAQSIMDGEFEFLKNSPHALHQELYYKMKTELLRPKTIVDYTREAYIHDVGNVRITFDKRIRTGITSIDALNPLLPTVEGLDSNLIILEVKFDEFLPEFISDVLQNNYSRSTSVSKYAVCRIYG from the coding sequence ATGAAGTTTAGACATGAAATTAAACATTACATTAATTACGGCGATTATTTACTGCTTCGAAATCGTTTGAAATTTTTACTGCGATGTGATCATCATGCAAACGAGCTCGGAGAATATAAAATTCGAAGTATCTACTTTGATAACTATCATGATAAAGCTTTACAAGAAAAGTTAATGGGGATTAATAATCGAGAAAAGTTTAGAATTCGATATTATAACGATGATGTCAGTTTTATTCGGTTGGAGAAAAAATCAAAGGTGAACGGTTTATGTGCCAAAGTGAGTGCTCCATTGAGTGATGAGCAAGCTCAATCAATTATGGATGGAGAGTTTGAGTTTTTAAAAAATTCCCCACACGCTTTGCATCAAGAACTTTATTATAAGATGAAAACCGAGCTACTCAGACCTAAAACTATCGTGGATTATACCAGAGAGGCTTATATTCACGACGTGGGAAACGTTCGGATCACGTTTGATAAAAGAATTAGAACTGGAATCACTTCAATTGATGCCCTAAATCCGTTGCTGCCAACTGTTGAAGGGCTGGATTCAAATCTCATCATACTAGAAGTTAAATTTGATGAATTTTTACCGGAGTTTATTTCAGATGTTTTACAAAACAATTATAGTCGATCAACATCCGTTTCAAAGTATGCGGTTTGCCGGATTTATGGTTAA
- a CDS encoding DUF4956 domain-containing protein: protein MFATLNFSDIFKSSFMENISAFSVLDTIIALTLAFVIGLFIMAVYKKTFKGVMYSHSFCVSLLALNLITTLIILAITSNVILSLGMVGALSIVRFRSAIKEPLDIAFLFWSISAGIVIGAGLIPLAVFGSLFIGIILVLFINRQTTDNPYLLVLSCLNDESEKEALKTVNAYVKKHVIKSKTVSAQNGIEVTVEIRLKEMETKFVNEISQISGVKNAVLVSYNGDYLG from the coding sequence ATGTTTGCAACACTAAATTTTAGCGATATTTTTAAATCAAGTTTTATGGAGAATATCTCAGCGTTTTCAGTATTAGATACAATCATTGCTTTGACCTTAGCCTTTGTAATCGGGCTCTTTATTATGGCTGTTTATAAAAAAACATTTAAAGGAGTCATGTATTCTCATAGTTTTTGTGTGTCATTACTTGCATTAAACTTAATTACAACCTTAATTATTTTAGCGATTACATCAAACGTTATTTTATCACTCGGGATGGTCGGGGCGTTATCAATCGTTCGTTTTAGAAGCGCCATTAAAGAACCGCTCGATATTGCCTTTTTATTTTGGTCAATTAGTGCTGGAATTGTGATTGGAGCAGGATTAATTCCATTAGCGGTCTTCGGATCATTATTTATTGGAATCATCTTAGTTTTATTCATCAATCGCCAAACAACTGATAATCCTTATTTATTAGTGTTATCGTGCCTAAATGATGAGAGTGAAAAAGAAGCATTAAAAACAGTCAATGCTTATGTAAAAAAACATGTCATCAAATCTAAAACAGTCTCAGCTCAAAATGGAATCGAAGTGACAGTTGAAATTCGTTTGAAAGAAATGGAAACAAAATTTGTAAACGAAATCAGTCAAATTAGTGGCGTAAAAAATGCCGTGTTAGTTTCTTATAATGGTGATTATTTAGGATAA
- a CDS encoding CotH kinase family protein, producing the protein MLRNEKSLNRLTVLLVCGMVLLTGLLMWISNHETISASLTKVAQPAYVEKIFNADEVLEIDIQISEENWNSMIENAISEQYVMADIVINGEVFESVGIRPKGNSSLSMVASDDSTDRFSFKVDFSEYVDGQSLYGLDKLALNNMIGDATYMKEYLSYDMFSAMGIATPGYCYANIKINGEPWGLYLALEVMEESFVQRYFGTISGSLYKPESDSMNMGNKEDKQEMMIGGNPFNENSQMMFGEKSSREGKTDEVTAQEERVTSDKMMPSGNGEMPEGMPSGNGELLEGMTPPNGNEMRENNPMGGMSSSGSNLVYIDDEISSYSAIFENSVLKGTTEDAYHKVIEMMKNLNDGTNLEQYLDIEEILRYFAVNTFLVNLDSYAGSMKHNYYLYEQDGVFQILPWDFNLSFGAFNINDSSKVINFPIDEPVTDTMANSPLISKLLEVDEYKDMYHEYLQELIDGYIESGKYEATIKKLDELIDDYVANDATAFYSHDEYLASIPQLLVFGTDRTKSIKAQLAGEQPSDTYGNIETHLDLDALGSQNGAGGPKGMREFQSSTENESNQVDLNKPSIEDNNHLSQPNDSISTPNSTSSNQINTKPMNPGEGLIDSISEELKTVIASLDMTQIQQVVAQLSGKTEETLTEEDLNLLKELGIDEALIPMILELVENFSSFRMGGGNQLNTSSPSNESQQLIVAIGCLVFVLPALWFVSHYKKRKFRS; encoded by the coding sequence TTGTTGCGTAATGAGAAAAGTCTCAATCGTTTAACGGTTCTATTAGTGTGTGGAATGGTTTTATTGACTGGACTCTTAATGTGGATATCGAACCATGAAACCATATCAGCCAGTTTAACTAAAGTGGCACAACCCGCCTATGTTGAAAAAATTTTTAACGCAGACGAAGTGTTAGAGATAGATATTCAAATATCAGAAGAAAATTGGAATTCAATGATTGAAAATGCTATATCAGAACAATATGTGATGGCTGATATCGTCATTAATGGTGAAGTATTTGAATCTGTAGGCATTAGACCGAAAGGAAATTCATCTTTAAGTATGGTAGCAAGTGATGATAGCACGGATCGATTTAGCTTTAAAGTTGATTTTTCAGAATACGTTGACGGACAAAGCCTATACGGATTAGATAAACTGGCACTCAATAACATGATTGGTGACGCAACCTATATGAAAGAATATTTATCATACGATATGTTTAGTGCCATGGGGATTGCGACTCCCGGATATTGTTATGCTAATATCAAAATTAATGGTGAACCATGGGGGTTATATCTTGCACTTGAGGTCATGGAGGAAAGTTTTGTCCAACGTTATTTTGGGACGATTTCCGGAAGTTTATATAAACCTGAAAGTGATTCAATGAACATGGGCAACAAAGAAGACAAGCAAGAGATGATGATCGGAGGCAATCCATTTAATGAAAATTCACAAATGATGTTTGGTGAAAAATCTTCTCGAGAAGGAAAAACAGACGAGGTAACCGCTCAGGAAGAAAGGGTTACATCAGATAAAATGATGCCATCAGGTAACGGAGAAATGCCAGAGGGAATGCCATCAGGTAATGGAGAACTACTAGAGGGAATGACACCACCGAATGGAAATGAAATGAGAGAAAACAATCCAATGGGAGGCATGTCTTCTTCAGGAAGTAATTTAGTTTATATCGATGACGAGATATCAAGTTACAGTGCTATTTTTGAAAATAGTGTTTTAAAAGGAACAACCGAAGATGCTTATCACAAAGTCATCGAGATGATGAAAAACTTAAATGACGGGACAAATTTAGAACAATATTTAGATATCGAAGAAATTCTACGATATTTTGCCGTCAATACGTTCTTAGTAAACTTAGATAGTTATGCAGGAAGTATGAAGCATAATTATTATTTATATGAACAAGACGGCGTATTTCAAATTTTACCTTGGGATTTTAATTTATCATTTGGTGCTTTTAATATCAATGATAGTAGTAAAGTTATTAACTTCCCGATTGATGAACCTGTAACAGATACGATGGCAAATAGTCCGTTAATTTCAAAATTACTAGAAGTCGACGAATATAAAGACATGTATCATGAGTATTTACAAGAATTAATTGATGGATATATCGAAAGTGGAAAATATGAGGCGACGATCAAAAAATTAGATGAGCTAATTGATGATTACGTTGCAAATGATGCAACAGCTTTTTATAGTCATGATGAATATCTTGCCTCTATTCCTCAATTACTTGTATTTGGAACCGATCGAACAAAAAGTATTAAAGCTCAGCTTGCAGGGGAACAACCTAGTGATACTTATGGAAACATTGAAACACACTTAGATTTAGATGCTCTTGGAAGTCAAAATGGGGCAGGTGGTCCAAAGGGGATGAGGGAATTCCAGTCATCAACTGAAAATGAAAGCAATCAAGTAGACTTAAACAAACCATCGATAGAGGATAACAATCATTTAAGTCAACCAAATGATTCAATATCTACTCCTAATTCAACCTCTTCAAATCAGATAAATACCAAACCAATGAATCCAGGAGAGGGGCTGATTGACTCGATCAGTGAGGAGCTAAAAACTGTGATAGCGTCACTTGATATGACTCAAATTCAACAAGTTGTGGCCCAATTATCAGGGAAGACAGAAGAAACCTTAACAGAGGAAGATTTAAATTTACTAAAAGAATTAGGAATTGATGAAGCGTTAATTCCAATGATTTTGGAACTGGTTGAAAATTTTAGTTCATTTAGAATGGGCGGGGGAAATCAACTAAATACGAGCTCACCTTCAAATGAATCTCAACAATTAATCGTAGCGATTGGATGTTTAGTATTTGTTTTACCAGCGCTTTGGTTTGTTTCACATTATAAAAAACGTAAATTTAGAAGTTAA
- a CDS encoding aminoglycoside 6-adenylyltransferase — MDFQTQHCLFKSIKNRSGHPVDLMGAEPLNDGMEANQESLFFSVHVISSDELIGFISLQLMSDYMSYEMALQLFNQNIEDPVIIEIFDEVIAFAFDMLKTPCIKTKVSSLNVGMVNLLHQVGFKLEEKFEHQGEVISLYLIKNHTLIQSTQMRQPSVVTAQILAFAKERSNIRAIAQSGLRLDRNAPIDLMRDYHFDLFILDKEIESYKMNQDWIQQFGETVITRMTDLAESSYLFQIQYQDGVRLDLQFVCLSHYLKTIYSDSLIKILLDKDGVIPPLDEPNDSSHYVEKPSYEQFYEVLNRLWWSQIEVAKAVYRDELPLAKGVYDGIMMPLIIELLSWKIGLQYGWAVDIGREGRWIKRFLSENIYSEFIHLYPTKGYLSIWEKLFCIGPFANKIALEISRELNYPYSEQEVQRVTKFLHRINSLPDNATDFNR; from the coding sequence ATGGATTTCCAGACACAGCATTGTCTATTTAAAAGTATAAAAAATCGTAGTGGCCATCCTGTAGATTTAATGGGGGCAGAGCCTTTAAATGACGGGATGGAAGCCAATCAAGAATCTTTATTTTTTAGTGTGCATGTGATATCAAGTGATGAGTTAATAGGATTTATTTCACTGCAATTAATGTCAGATTATATGTCCTATGAAATGGCCTTACAATTATTTAATCAAAATATTGAGGATCCAGTCATCATAGAAATTTTCGATGAAGTCATAGCGTTTGCTTTTGATATGTTGAAGACGCCTTGTATTAAAACAAAAGTTTCAAGTTTAAATGTTGGAATGGTCAATCTCCTTCACCAAGTAGGTTTTAAGCTAGAAGAAAAATTTGAGCATCAGGGTGAAGTGATCTCTCTATATTTGATTAAAAATCATACACTCATTCAATCGACTCAAATGCGACAACCCTCTGTAGTCACGGCTCAAATTTTAGCATTTGCCAAAGAACGGTCGAATATTCGAGCGATTGCTCAGTCAGGGCTTCGATTAGATAGAAATGCCCCTATTGACTTAATGAGAGATTATCACTTTGATTTATTTATTTTAGATAAAGAAATTGAAAGTTATAAAATGAATCAAGATTGGATTCAACAATTTGGAGAAACCGTGATTACCAGGATGACAGACTTAGCAGAAAGTTCCTATTTATTTCAAATTCAATATCAAGATGGTGTCCGATTAGATTTGCAATTTGTATGTCTCAGTCACTATTTAAAAACCATCTACTCAGATTCTTTAATCAAGATTTTATTAGATAAAGATGGCGTCATCCCCCCACTAGATGAACCGAATGACAGTTCTCATTATGTTGAAAAGCCAAGTTATGAACAATTTTATGAAGTTTTAAATCGGTTATGGTGGTCTCAAATTGAAGTTGCAAAAGCAGTGTATCGAGATGAACTTCCATTGGCAAAAGGTGTTTACGATGGCATCATGATGCCCTTGATTATAGAACTATTATCTTGGAAAATTGGACTTCAATATGGTTGGGCAGTTGACATTGGGAGAGAGGGTCGATGGATTAAACGTTTTTTAAGTGAAAATATTTATTCTGAGTTTATTCATCTTTATCCGACAAAAGGGTATCTTTCAATATGGGAGAAGCTATTTTGTATCGGACCTTTTGCAAATAAAATTGCCTTAGAAATTAGTCGAGAGTTAAACTATCCATATTCGGAGCAAGAGGTTCAACGGGTGACCAAGTTTTTACACCGAATTAATTCACTACCCGATAATGCAACTGATTTTAATCGATAA
- a CDS encoding alpha/beta hydrolase family protein has protein sequence MKQRKKRYWIGGIVLLLIVVIIPFGLSVFIYEQNFGGRYTTPDELKYEVKEFEGLVQTPAFFESNKQQLLAGYIYTQEETSFPNGVIILAHGLGGGHNSYLPEIQFMTQNGYTVFAYDGTGTDESEGSSMKGLPQAIIDLDYAINYVKNDEQFDCLPIMLYGHSMGGYAVMAVLNEHEDITAVVERSGFDESIDMIVEAGGQMMGKGIKLLTPYVRFYEYLKFGHYATLSGVEGLGTTKAKVMLMHSEDDEVVSYQQNFAQYKHLFGANTNFTFVSYEGRGHDVVTNIELKQSIEKEIKAIYGSLESVPKEQLMAYNGVLYDIDQRLDSVVMRQIIEFYNQSVVKEYE, from the coding sequence ATGAAGCAAAGAAAAAAACGCTATTGGATTGGGGGTATTGTTTTATTACTCATTGTCGTAATCATTCCATTTGGTTTAAGTGTCTTCATATATGAACAAAATTTTGGGGGGCGTTATACAACGCCAGATGAGTTGAAATATGAAGTTAAGGAATTCGAAGGATTAGTTCAAACGCCAGCCTTCTTTGAATCTAATAAACAACAATTATTGGCTGGTTATATTTATACACAAGAAGAAACAAGTTTTCCAAACGGTGTGATTATTTTGGCACATGGACTTGGTGGTGGACACAATAGCTATTTACCTGAAATTCAGTTTATGACTCAAAATGGATACACAGTGTTTGCTTATGATGGAACCGGAACAGATGAAAGTGAAGGAAGTAGTATGAAAGGATTGCCTCAGGCAATCATTGATTTAGATTACGCGATCAATTATGTGAAAAACGATGAACAGTTTGATTGTCTCCCAATTATGTTGTACGGTCATAGTATGGGTGGCTATGCTGTTATGGCTGTATTAAATGAGCATGAGGATATAACAGCAGTTGTTGAGCGCTCTGGATTTGATGAATCTATTGATATGATTGTGGAAGCGGGAGGCCAAATGATGGGGAAGGGAATTAAATTATTAACACCCTATGTCAGATTTTATGAATATCTGAAGTTCGGTCATTATGCAACGTTGAGTGGGGTAGAAGGACTTGGTACAACAAAAGCCAAAGTCATGTTGATGCATAGTGAAGATGATGAAGTAGTGAGTTATCAACAAAATTTCGCACAGTATAAACATTTATTTGGAGCGAATACGAACTTTACGTTTGTGAGTTATGAAGGACGAGGGCATGATGTAGTGACAAATATTGAGTTAAAACAATCGATTGAGAAAGAAATTAAAGCCATTTACGGAAGCCTAGAATCTGTTCCCAAAGAGCAATTAATGGCGTATAATGGAGTGTTATATGATATTGATCAACGACTTGATTCCGTTGTCATGCGACAAATTATTGAATTTTATAACCAATCTGTTGTAAAAGAATATGAATAA